A part of Aegilops tauschii subsp. strangulata cultivar AL8/78 chromosome 2, Aet v6.0, whole genome shotgun sequence genomic DNA contains:
- the LOC109758081 gene encoding probable protein phosphatase 2C 42 produces MKNAWQANSGMSTISREPVLSKTTERGENDRLEYAVSSMQGYRANMEDAHAAVGDLDVSTATSFFGVYDGHGGPAVSMFCAKHFHLEVQKHPHFNDSLRIAVESAFFRMDQMMMTEEGRRELSEYSPANNNANMNSTVKDMLLGCACVNMKRRPGAADVGSTACVAVIRGNQIIVGNAGDCRCVLSRNGQATVLTTDHKPSVPAERRRIENAGRSVVVTGGAGRIDGGIAVSRSIGDMRYKSNSRLTPALQALTCSPEIRVENITDETEFLVMACDGVWDVVLNQGLVEIIRNNMKSGMDLGKNCEAILDMCVEPPQPSVDNMTILLVRFKHKAPAAPDPSRADDGPHGKRKSKASMEQGVMDNLNKAAPPTASVKAKPRRSF; encoded by the exons ATGAAGAACGCATG GCAGGCAAACTCCGGCATGAGCACAATCAGCAGGGAGCCGGTGCTGTCCAAGACCACGGAGAGGGGGGAGAATGACAGGCTCGAGTACGCCGTGTCGTCCATGCAAGGTTACCGTGCCAACATGGAAGATGCT CATGCAGCTGTTGGAGATCTTGATGTTTCCACCGCCACATCGTTCTTTGGTGTTTATGATGGCCATGGAG GACCTGCTGTATCGATGTTCTGTGCGAAACACTTCCATCTTGAGGTCCAGAAGCATCCACACTTCAATGACAGTCTTCGTATTGCGGTGGAGAGCGCGTTCTTCAG AATGGATCAGATGATGATGACAGAGGAGGGACGGAGGGAATTATCTGAGTATAGCCCTGCTAATAATAATGCCAATATGAATTCGACTGTCAAGGATATGTTGCTCGGTTGTGCTTGTGTAAATATGAAG AGACGCCCCGGGGCAGCAGATGTAGGAAGTACCGCTTGTGTGGCTGTCATCAGAGGAAACCAGATCATTGTTGGGAATGCTGGTGATTGCCGCTGCGTGCTCTCAAGGAATGGTCAG GCAACTGTTTTGACCACCGATCACAAACCAAGTGTGCCGGCTGAAAGACGGAGAATAGAGAACGCAGGACGCTCTGTTGTAGTTACTGGAGGAGCCGGTCGCATCGATGGTGGAATCGCGGTCTCCAGATCGATCG GTGATATGAGGTACAAAAGCAATAGTCGGCTGACTCCTGCACTACAAGCACTGACTTGTTCTCCTGAGATTCGCGTA GAAAACATAACTGATGAAACTGAGTTCCTTGTTATGGCATGTGATGGAGTCTG GGACGTCGTGCTAAACCAGGGCCTGGTTGAAATTATACGAAACAACATGAAATCT gGGATGGACCTTGGGAAGAACTGCGAGGCCATCCTCGACATGTGCGTAGAGCCACCGCAACCGTCGGTCGACAACATGACCATCCTGCTGGTCCGGTTCAAGCACAAGGCGCCAGCGGCACCCGACCCGTCCCGAGCCGACGACGGGCCGCACGGCAAGCGCAAGAGCAAGGCCTCCATGGAACAGGGGGTGATGGACAACCTCAACAAGGCTGCGCCGCCTACTGCAAGCGTGAAAGCAAAGCCCCGCAGAAGCTTCTGA
- the LOC109758079 gene encoding large ribosomal subunit protein uL23 — MAPKVAVAKKGDAKAQAAKVAKAVKSGSIKKTAKKIRTSVTFHRPKTLSKARDPKYPRISTPGRNKLDQYQILKYPLTTESAMKKIEDNNTLVFIVDLKADKKKIKAAVKKMYDIQAKKVNTLIRPDGKKKAYVKLTPDYDALDVANKIGII; from the exons ATGGCTCCCAAAG TTGCTGTTGCCAAGAAGGGCGATGCCAAGGCCCAGGCCGCCAAGGTTGCCAAGGCTGTGAAGTCTGGGTCAATCAAGAAGACGGCAAAGAAGATCCGCACTTCTGTGACATTTCACCGCCCCAAGACCCTGTCCAAGGCCAGGGACCCCAAGTACCCCAGGATCAGCACCCCTGGAAGGAACAAATTAGACCAGTACCAGATCCTCAAGTACCCGCTTACCACTGAGTCTGCGATGAAGAAGATTGAAGACAACAACACCCTTGTCTTCATTGTCGACCTCAAGGCCGACAAGAAGAAAATAAAGGCTGCTGTCAAGAAAATGTATGACATTCAGGCTAAGAAGGTTAACACCCTCATCAG GCCTGATGGCAAGAAGAAGGCGTACGTGAAGCTGACACCAGACTACGATGCTCTTGACGTGGCCAACAAGATCGGCATCATATAA